The Brevinematales bacterium genomic interval TTATGACAGCAATGATAAGAAAAGTATTCACAGAAAACCCCTCAGAGTTTGATCCAAGAAAATATCTAGGTCCAGCAAGAGAAGAAATGATAAAACTATACTCATACAAAAACGAAAAAGTCTTATTCAGTGCTGGTAAAGCACCAGACATAATGAAAGAATTAAAAGGACAAGCATAAATTATACATCATGAGGTAAGGTTGTTTACCTTACCTCCTATTACTCTAAACAGATTTTATTACATCTGGCTATCAATTATCTGTATGTTTTGTAGAACCTTCTTCCTCCTAGGATCATTAGGTAACAATATTTCAAGAAGTTTTGAGTAATCATCTCTAGATTTGAGCAACTCACCTAACTCGTAATATACTCTAGCCCTAGCAAAAAGAGAAGGTACATCTTTTGGTTCAAGCATAAGAATATGGTTAAGATGCTCCAAAGCAGACTTATAATCTCCCAAATCAATCTTAACCAAAGCAAGAGAATATCTAGCATCAAAATAATCAGGATTTATCTTTACCGCCTTCTCAAGGTTTATTTCTGCTCTTCTGATATAATCATCTAACTTACTCTTATCCTCAAGTACCTTAGAAAGCTGAAAAATTGAAACACCTATGATAAAATAAAGATTAGAATCAGTAGGTAAAAACTCAAGGGCCTTCTGAGCATTCTCAATAGCCAAAGACCACATATCTCTCATAAAATACTGTCTAGCAAGATTTTTATATATCTGTGCCCTATAAACATCCAATTCAACGGCATCGATAACTAGTTGCAACTCACGTCTACCAAGTTCTAATACTTTTATCGCTTCATTTCTCTTATTCTTCTCAACCAATTCAGTAGCCCTATCTTTAATAGCCTTCTGAGGAGTATTAACAAGTCCTAACTGATAACCAATAAAAAATGTAAAAAGACACAATACTATTATACCTATTGCAATCCATCCACCTTTAGGCATAAGTCTATTATAGGTAATGATATAAAACAATTTCAATCAAAATCTTTAGCATCCCCCAGATTAACTACTAAATTGGACTAACATAAACAACAATACCTAATAAAATTCTATACCTTCTGTAACAATCCTAATCCTATTTGCAAAAATTATGCTACATAATTTACTATATCCGGTTGTCATAGGAGTAAAATATGGTAGTCTGTCCATCCTGTCAAAATCTAATAAACGAAGAAAACTTTCACAGAGAATATCACTCAGGAGGAATTAATAAGACTTATAAACTATACATCTGTGAAAAATGTGATCTGGGATTCTGGTATCCATTGGAATTTATTGAGGAGATATACAGCACTGACCTACTCAACTTAGGATATGCAACAAGGGCTTACATAGTAAAAGCCCCCTCCTATCCCTATCATAGACTTGGTTTGAAACATTTTAAAAAATCAAAGGATTACCTATCAGGCAACAAACTGCTAGAAATAGGATGTGGAACTGGTACGTTTCTTAGAGAAGCAAAAAAGATAGGATTTGATGTATATGGCACGGACTTGGATAAAAGAGCTATAACAGTAGCAAAAGATATTTTCAAGATAGAAAATGTAATGGTATCTTCGTTTGATGACTTCTTTGAATACGCAAAATCTGAAGGTTTGAAATTTGATGTTATAACCTTCTTTGAA includes:
- a CDS encoding tetratricopeptide repeat protein, which produces MPKGGWIAIGIIVLCLFTFFIGYQLGLVNTPQKAIKDRATELVEKNKRNEAIKVLELGRRELQLVIDAVELDVYRAQIYKNLARQYFMRDMWSLAIENAQKALEFLPTDSNLYFIIGVSIFQLSKVLEDKSKLDDYIRRAEINLEKAVKINPDYFDARYSLALVKIDLGDYKSALEHLNHILMLEPKDVPSLFARARVYYELGELLKSRDDYSKLLEILLPNDPRRKKVLQNIQIIDSQM
- a CDS encoding class I SAM-dependent methyltransferase, with translation MVVCPSCQNLINEENFHREYHSGGINKTYKLYICEKCDLGFWYPLEFIEEIYSTDLLNLGYATRAYIVKAPSYPYHRLGLKHFKKSKDYLSGNKLLEIGCGTGTFLREAKKIGFDVYGTDLDKRAITVAKDIFKIENVMVSSFDDFFEYAKSEGLKFDVITFFEVIEHLTDLKKFLSQVRELLKDGGIIIGSTPDRNRFLADLTRLDFDFPPHHFIWFSRTSLINLFKTHNFELIQIRKFKRGFRELINDANYFFRYSYNTLVSKFKKSQQEKDLSRNLKRILSKEFLFAYISGFFISTGMFFVFRKS